In the Malus domestica chromosome 16, GDT2T_hap1 genome, one interval contains:
- the LOC103403526 gene encoding transcription factor bHLH147-like codes for MASTLISNPIATSDRARDSSRRKKKKKIQPKQDHLHHQEPAHSHAKWKSEAQQHLYSSKLLHALTQVSINSAPDSSTAAANSSASSSTPRRGRAVREAADRVLAVAAKGKTRWSRAILTSRLKIKFRQHKRQRSAAASGSGSTRPKKPKFSVHRLKGKGLPAVQKKVRVLGRLVPGCRKQPLPVILDEATDYIAALEMQVRAMSRLTQLLSGSTSGST; via the coding sequence ATGGCATCGACTCTGATTTCGAATCCCATAGCCACCTCCGATCGAGCTCGGGATTCTTctagaaggaaaaagaagaagaaaatccaGCCCAAGCAGGACCACCTCCACCACCAAGAACCCGCCCACAGCCACGCCAAGTGGAAGTCCGAGGCCCAGCAGCACCTCTACTCCTCCAAGCTCCTCCACGCCCTCACCCAAGTCTCCATTAACTCGGCACCCGACTCCTCCACCGCCGCCGCCAACTCCTCCGCTTCCTCTTCCACCCCACGACGCGGCCGAGCCGTTCGCGAGGCCGCCGACAGAGTTCTCGCCGTCGCAGCTAAGGGTAAGACCCGCTGGAGCCGTGCCATTCTCACCAGCCGCCTTAAAATCAAGTTCCGTCAGCATAAACGGCAGAGATCCGCCGCGGCGTCGGGGAGCGGGTCGACCCGGCCCAAGAAACCCAAGTTCAGTGTCCACCGGCTGAAAGGGAAGGGCTTGCCGGCCGTGCAGAAGAAAGTACGGGTTCTGGGGCGGTTGGTTCCCGGTTGCCGGAAACAGCCGTTGCCGGTGATTCTAGATGAAGCGACTGATTACATCGCGGCTCTGGAGATGCAGGTCCGAGCCATGAGCCGGCTCACTCAGCTGCTCTCCGGTTCAACTTCCGGCTCCACTTGA
- the LOC103403525 gene encoding uncharacterized protein, protein MRENQTPLKDQSRPAKLVTPVPKKKIPKKSLNTVFSAVSEDEPVENFKLSVDYTPVSANSNVSVDFTPSSVISDVDFTESLMLMPDPPFSASSETLFQCDLSLSPEASVNKDGPGNVSLSTGKSCEFDGSNFGSVEADIVARFLRQARTQVLNSELDTKSKKILDALVEIVIEELHTSPAERDRVAELVSAKAYITMACFLFWIIALAVWVFSSGGRSTFHGPLPT, encoded by the exons atgagagagaaccAAACACCGCTCAAGGACCAATCCCGACCTGCAAAGCTCGTGACTCCCGTTCCCAAGAAGAAG ATTCCGAAGAAGAGCTTGAACACCGTCTTTTCCGCAGTTTCCGAAGACGAACCGGTGGAGAATTTCAAGCTTTCAGTGGATTACACTCCTGTTTCTGCGAATTCCAATGTTTCAGTGGATTTCACTCCGAGTTCTGTGATTTCTGATGTGGATTTCACCGAG AGTCTGATGCTGATGCCGGATCCACCTTTTTCGGCTTCATCAGAGACATTGTTTCAGTGTGATCTCTCACTGTCTCCGGAGGCTAGTGTTAATAAGGATGGACCGGGCAATGTCTCTCTGAGTACTGGTAAATCGTGCGAATTTGATGGATCGAACTTTGGTTCTGTGGAGGCTGACATTGTAGCGAGATTTCTCAGGCAAGCACGGACTCAGGTCTTGAATTCTGAGCTGGATACTAAATCTAAGAAGATTCTGGATGCACTGGTTGAGATTGTCATAGAGGAGCTCCACACTTCGCCTGCAGAGAGGGACCGGGTTGCTGAACTTGTGTCGGCAAAAGCTTACATAACGATGGCGTGTTTCCTGTTCTGGATCATTGCATTGGCGGTATGGGTGTTCAGCTCTGGAGGCCGAAGCACTTTCCATGGACCTCTGCCTACTTGA